A portion of the Gemmatimonas sp. genome contains these proteins:
- a CDS encoding MATE family efflux transporter, protein MAQVAAPVVLINVGLQAMGVVDTLMVGRLGGAAIAAVALGNFYFFNVSVFGIGLLFAIDPVVAQAVGAGDRLGITRGVQRGLVLAFGVSLVVMAALLPGEWLLTVLDQPLDVIDETAVYTRRRVLGVLPFFLVAVLRQALQAMGPVRPIIVAAVVANIVNAAANWLLIFGNFGAPVLGVEGAGYATAIATWVMALVLAWLAWPLLGTHILPWHPETMARAPMLRMLRIGIPIGVQWFFESFAFGLTALFMGWMGTASLAGHEIALNMAALTFMVPLGVSGAAAAVVGRAIGRGDISTARRDAVAAIACGVGFMCISALVFIGAPAWLTSLYTNEPATVAVAVSLIPLAGWFQVFDGLQAVTSGVLRGTGDTRVPAMLHLIAFWGVGIPLGYYLGFHTPWREQGLWMGLVAGLAAAAFLQSARVARRLQSDLARVRIDH, encoded by the coding sequence ATGGCCCAGGTTGCCGCGCCGGTTGTGCTCATCAACGTGGGCCTGCAGGCCATGGGTGTGGTGGATACGCTCATGGTGGGTCGGCTCGGAGGCGCTGCCATCGCCGCCGTGGCGCTCGGCAACTTCTATTTCTTCAACGTCAGCGTCTTCGGCATCGGCCTGCTCTTCGCCATTGATCCCGTGGTGGCGCAGGCGGTTGGCGCCGGCGATCGGCTCGGGATCACGCGCGGCGTGCAGCGCGGTCTCGTGCTGGCGTTCGGGGTGTCACTCGTCGTCATGGCGGCGCTCCTCCCCGGCGAGTGGCTGCTCACGGTGCTCGATCAGCCGCTCGACGTCATTGACGAAACCGCCGTCTACACCAGACGCCGAGTGCTTGGTGTCCTCCCATTCTTCCTTGTTGCCGTGTTGCGCCAGGCGCTGCAGGCGATGGGGCCGGTGCGTCCGATCATCGTGGCGGCGGTGGTCGCCAATATCGTGAATGCCGCAGCCAACTGGCTGCTCATCTTCGGGAACTTCGGGGCCCCGGTGCTTGGCGTAGAGGGCGCCGGCTATGCGACGGCTATCGCCACGTGGGTCATGGCCCTCGTCCTCGCGTGGCTCGCGTGGCCGTTGCTCGGGACACACATTCTGCCGTGGCATCCCGAAACGATGGCACGTGCCCCGATGCTCCGCATGCTGCGCATCGGCATCCCCATTGGCGTGCAGTGGTTCTTCGAAAGCTTCGCGTTTGGCCTGACTGCGCTATTCATGGGATGGATGGGTACGGCCTCCCTTGCCGGTCACGAGATTGCGCTCAACATGGCCGCGCTCACGTTCATGGTGCCGCTGGGCGTATCGGGAGCCGCCGCTGCCGTTGTGGGCCGTGCCATTGGGCGCGGCGATATCAGCACGGCTCGACGCGACGCAGTGGCCGCGATCGCGTGCGGCGTGGGCTTCATGTGCATCAGCGCCCTGGTGTTCATCGGGGCACCGGCATGGCTCACGTCACTCTACACGAACGAGCCGGCGACGGTGGCCGTGGCCGTATCGCTGATTCCGCTGGCCGGATGGTTTCAGGTTTTCGACGGTCTGCAGGCGGTGACCAGCGGCGTGCTGCGGGGAACCGGCGACACGCGCGTACCGGCAATGCTGCACCTGATCGCGTTCTGGGGCGTGGGTATTCCGCTGGGCTACTACCTGGGCTTCCATACCCCGTGGCGTGAGCAGGGGTTGTGGATGGGTCTGGTGGCCGGATTGGCAGCGGCAGCCTTCCTGCAAAGCGCGCGCGTGGCCCGACGACTGCAGTCGGACCTCGCGCGCGTGCGAATCGACCACTGA
- a CDS encoding amidohydrolase family protein, whose amino-acid sequence MRMTDRVSRLVSLGLLSLAFASELSTQSAPAHGVRPRRMAIRNAMVIEGNGTPAEGPKDIILEGNRIVEIVALDPVAVKSGTVRRAPADVEIDATGKYVLPGLINLHGHVQDERGGLPQPLDYQLKLWLGMGITTVRDVSSETPKTLQLRARSLTGDIAAPRLYVYARYAYMPVPRNEAEARQRVRDLKTIGVDGLKLFGMDKDVYLPVLDEARKLGLRTAHHMAVDETNAWDAAKGGLTSIEHWYGVPDAAIIDGVQPFPSNFNYADEGMRFRYAGRLWREADPTRLQEVLKAMVQGGVAWNPTLEIYEASRDLQRAETQPWFAQYLHPTLEKYFRPDPANHGSYFANWSSTDEAYWKENYQIWFRAVRDFERLGGLIGAGEDAGFIYQVYGFGLIRELELHQEAGFPTLKVLQHVTANNARILGEEQRLGRVRAGYLADLVVVNGNPLEDLKAFYPPRADAAAGPGGGIQWTIKDGIPYDAPRLLREVRELVKAAKAP is encoded by the coding sequence ATGCGTATGACCGACCGCGTTTCCCGGCTCGTTAGCTTGGGCCTGCTGTCGCTGGCGTTCGCCTCCGAACTCTCGACGCAGTCGGCGCCCGCGCACGGCGTGCGCCCACGTCGCATGGCCATTCGCAACGCCATGGTGATCGAGGGGAACGGCACGCCCGCCGAGGGGCCCAAGGACATCATCCTCGAGGGCAATCGCATCGTCGAGATCGTGGCACTCGACCCGGTGGCCGTGAAGTCGGGGACCGTGCGACGCGCGCCGGCCGATGTCGAAATTGACGCCACGGGGAAATACGTCCTGCCCGGGCTGATCAATCTGCATGGGCACGTGCAGGATGAGCGCGGTGGCCTGCCGCAACCACTCGACTATCAGCTCAAGCTGTGGCTGGGCATGGGGATCACGACCGTGCGGGATGTCTCCAGCGAGACGCCCAAGACGCTGCAGCTGCGGGCGCGCAGTCTGACCGGAGACATCGCGGCCCCCCGGCTGTACGTCTACGCGCGGTACGCCTACATGCCGGTGCCCCGCAACGAGGCGGAAGCGCGCCAGCGTGTGCGCGATCTCAAGACGATTGGGGTCGATGGACTCAAGCTGTTTGGCATGGACAAGGACGTCTATCTTCCCGTCCTCGATGAGGCGCGGAAGCTTGGCCTGCGCACCGCGCACCACATGGCGGTCGATGAAACCAACGCCTGGGACGCCGCAAAGGGTGGACTGACGAGCATCGAGCACTGGTACGGGGTTCCCGACGCGGCGATCATCGACGGGGTCCAGCCCTTCCCGTCGAATTTCAACTATGCCGACGAGGGCATGCGCTTTCGGTATGCCGGACGCCTTTGGCGCGAAGCCGATCCGACGCGGCTGCAGGAGGTGCTCAAGGCGATGGTGCAGGGTGGGGTCGCGTGGAATCCGACCCTCGAGATCTACGAGGCCAGTCGCGACCTGCAGCGCGCGGAAACCCAGCCGTGGTTTGCGCAGTACCTGCACCCGACACTGGAGAAGTATTTCCGCCCTGACCCCGCCAATCACGGGTCATACTTCGCGAACTGGAGCAGTACCGACGAGGCATACTGGAAGGAGAACTACCAGATCTGGTTCCGCGCGGTGCGTGACTTCGAGCGACTGGGCGGCCTCATCGGTGCCGGCGAAGACGCCGGGTTCATCTACCAGGTGTACGGATTCGGCCTCATCCGTGAACTCGAGCTGCATCAGGAGGCGGGGTTTCCCACGCTCAAGGTGTTGCAGCATGTCACGGCCAACAACGCGCGCATACTCGGCGAAGAGCAGCGGCTTGGCCGCGTCCGTGCAGGCTATCTGGCCGATCTGGTGGTGGTGAACGGCAATCCGTTGGAAGACCTCAAGGCGTTCTATCCGCCGCGTGCCGATGCCGCGGCGGGGCCCGGTGGCGGCATTCAGTGGACGATCAAGGATGGAATCCCGTACGATGCGCCGCGCCTGCTGCGCGAAGTTCGTGAACTGGTGAAGGCGGCGAAGGCGCCGTGA
- the guaA gene encoding glutamine-hydrolyzing GMP synthase, whose product MQKTESRILILDCGSQFTQLIARRVREARVYSEIHPPSRSLEWIRKWKPTGIILSGGPSSVADEGAPTVSRDLLDIAPVLGVCYGMQLIAHLEGGAVVGGGRREYGRAEVTIDDTTGLFKGFDAAERTTVWMSHGDHVDEVPPGYVATAHSGTTCAGFRHATKPIHAVQFHAEVHHSVRGAEIIQNFLFGVCHCTPDWTPGHFIEQEVARIRELVGDRQVICGLSGGVDSSVAAALVHKAIGDQLTCIFVDTGLLRLHERDQVERTMGEHLGIRLITVRAEERFLNALAGVGDPERKRKIIGEHFIRVFESASADAGKEAAFLVQGTLYPDVIESVSAKGGPSATIKTHHNVGGLPKDMKFQLIEPLRELFKDEVRNVGRELGLPEEMVGRHPFPGPGLAIRVLGEVSPTALDVLRRADAIYLEEIRASGLYPEIWQAFAVFLPVRSVGVMGDGRTYEHVIALRAVTSTDGMTADWFNFPHEVLGRISNRIINEVDGVNRVVYDVSSKPPATIEWE is encoded by the coding sequence ATGCAGAAGACAGAGAGCCGTATCCTCATCCTCGACTGCGGGTCGCAGTTCACGCAGCTGATCGCGCGACGGGTCCGCGAGGCGCGCGTGTATTCGGAGATTCATCCGCCGTCCCGGTCGCTCGAGTGGATCCGCAAATGGAAGCCGACGGGAATCATCCTGTCCGGAGGCCCCAGCAGCGTGGCGGACGAGGGGGCTCCAACCGTCTCGCGGGATCTGCTCGACATCGCGCCGGTGCTTGGCGTGTGCTACGGCATGCAGCTCATCGCGCACCTGGAAGGCGGCGCGGTGGTTGGTGGTGGGCGACGCGAGTACGGCCGGGCCGAGGTCACCATCGATGACACCACGGGGTTGTTCAAGGGGTTCGACGCAGCGGAACGGACAACCGTGTGGATGAGTCACGGCGATCATGTGGATGAGGTCCCGCCCGGCTATGTGGCCACCGCGCACAGTGGCACCACCTGCGCCGGCTTTCGCCATGCCACGAAGCCCATTCACGCTGTCCAGTTTCACGCCGAAGTCCACCACTCGGTCCGTGGTGCGGAGATCATACAGAACTTCCTGTTCGGGGTGTGCCATTGCACACCGGACTGGACGCCCGGGCACTTCATCGAACAGGAAGTGGCGCGCATCCGCGAGCTCGTGGGAGACCGGCAAGTCATCTGCGGTCTTTCGGGCGGTGTGGACTCGAGCGTGGCCGCGGCGCTCGTGCATAAGGCCATCGGTGATCAGCTCACCTGCATTTTCGTGGACACGGGATTGCTGCGGCTTCATGAGCGCGACCAGGTGGAACGCACAATGGGGGAACACCTGGGTATCCGGCTCATCACCGTGCGCGCCGAAGAGCGCTTCCTCAACGCGTTGGCTGGCGTCGGTGACCCTGAGCGCAAGCGCAAGATCATCGGCGAGCATTTTATCCGCGTATTCGAGTCGGCCAGCGCCGACGCCGGTAAGGAGGCGGCGTTCCTGGTACAGGGGACGCTCTACCCGGATGTCATCGAGTCGGTCAGCGCCAAGGGTGGGCCGAGTGCCACCATCAAGACGCACCACAACGTGGGTGGACTGCCCAAGGACATGAAGTTCCAGCTCATCGAGCCGCTGCGTGAGCTGTTCAAGGACGAGGTGCGCAACGTGGGGCGCGAACTCGGTCTGCCGGAGGAGATGGTGGGGCGTCACCCGTTCCCCGGTCCTGGCCTCGCCATCCGGGTGCTCGGGGAAGTGAGCCCGACCGCGCTCGATGTGCTCCGGCGTGCAGATGCGATCTATCTGGAAGAGATCCGGGCGTCAGGTCTGTACCCCGAGATCTGGCAGGCGTTTGCCGTGTTCCTGCCGGTGCGTTCGGTGGGAGTCATGGGTGACGGCCGCACCTACGAGCACGTCATCGCGCTGCGCGCGGTGACCAGCACCGACGGCATGACGGCGGACTGGTTCAACTTCCCGCACGAGGTGCTGGGACGCATTTCGAACCGCATCATCAACGAGGTGGACGGCGTGAACCGCGTAGTATATGACGTGAGCTCCAAGCCGCCCGCCACCATCGAATGGGAGTGA
- a CDS encoding metallophosphoesterase family protein has product MRIGLLSDTHDRVPAIRELLQQMVAGGVSLVMHAGDYCSPFSLQPFHDLSLPLLGVFGRNDGDRDALIAAAKTGFGAAELYESPHSFDLGGKSVLLVHDLADVHQRSIDGHEVIVHGFTHVPEMKARGDSLLVNPGEGCGWLHGAPTGAILDLDTKAIEFLKLTGPEWKV; this is encoded by the coding sequence ATGCGCATCGGTCTGTTGTCGGATACCCACGACCGCGTCCCTGCCATACGCGAACTGCTCCAGCAGATGGTCGCTGGCGGCGTGTCACTCGTGATGCACGCGGGGGACTACTGTTCCCCTTTCTCGTTGCAGCCGTTCCACGACCTGTCGTTGCCGCTGCTCGGGGTGTTCGGACGCAACGACGGTGATCGCGATGCTCTGATTGCAGCGGCGAAGACCGGTTTCGGCGCCGCCGAGCTGTACGAGTCGCCGCACAGCTTCGATCTCGGCGGCAAGTCCGTCCTGCTCGTGCATGATCTGGCTGATGTCCACCAACGCTCCATCGACGGGCATGAAGTGATCGTGCACGGCTTCACGCATGTGCCCGAGATGAAGGCTCGGGGCGACTCGCTCCTGGTCAATCCGGGTGAGGGGTGCGGCTGGTTGCACGGTGCACCCACCGGGGCGATCCTCGACCTCGATACCAAGGCCATCGAATTCCTGAAGCTCACCGGACCGGAGTGGAAGGTCTGA
- the lysA gene encoding diaminopimelate decarboxylase: MPTTGFTTIDGVLHADQVPLPAIAAAVGTPAYVYCANTVRDRFRRLDDAFAGIPHHIHFAVKANSNLHVLSLLRELGAGVDIVSGGELFRALEAGFGGRDVVFSGVGKTVAEIEQALRAGVALINVESEAEVVAVDHVAGGLGLRAPIAIRVNPEVTVETPHAYIKTGEKGQKFGIPRDDVTRLVALIATLPHVELRGLGMHLGSQISNADPLRDALPRLLAAIAHARAEGHPVTYMDVGGGLSVPYEPGETSADLDDYARLVRAAALETGLTLLLEPGRYLVAEAGVLLTEVLYRKHAAGKDFVVTDAGMSDLIRPALYQAYHAIEAVQQTAGALTADVVGPICESGDFFAKARALPDVQAGALLAIRTAGAYGFTMASNYNSRPRPVEVLVDGERFAVAGAREQFDDLVRLERAPLHWRTA; encoded by the coding sequence ATGCCGACCACCGGGTTCACGACCATCGACGGCGTGCTGCACGCCGACCAGGTGCCGCTACCAGCCATCGCGGCGGCAGTCGGCACGCCAGCGTACGTGTACTGCGCGAACACCGTGCGCGATCGCTTCCGCCGCCTGGACGACGCCTTCGCCGGAATACCGCACCACATCCACTTTGCGGTCAAGGCCAACTCGAACCTGCATGTACTGTCCCTCCTGCGCGAACTCGGTGCGGGCGTGGACATCGTCTCGGGGGGAGAGCTGTTCCGCGCACTGGAGGCCGGCTTCGGCGGTCGTGACGTGGTGTTCAGCGGTGTGGGGAAGACGGTTGCCGAGATCGAGCAGGCGCTCCGGGCCGGGGTCGCGCTCATCAATGTCGAATCGGAAGCCGAAGTCGTCGCCGTTGACCACGTGGCCGGTGGCCTCGGCCTCAGGGCGCCGATCGCCATTCGCGTCAATCCGGAAGTCACCGTGGAGACGCCCCACGCGTACATCAAGACCGGAGAGAAGGGACAGAAGTTCGGGATTCCGCGTGACGACGTGACGCGCCTGGTGGCGTTGATTGCCACACTCCCCCACGTGGAGTTGCGCGGCCTCGGCATGCATCTCGGGTCGCAGATCAGTAATGCCGATCCACTGCGGGATGCCTTGCCCCGATTGCTCGCGGCCATCGCCCACGCGCGTGCCGAAGGGCACCCCGTCACGTACATGGACGTGGGCGGTGGCCTCTCGGTCCCGTACGAGCCGGGCGAGACGTCGGCTGATCTCGATGACTACGCCCGCCTCGTCCGCGCCGCGGCACTGGAAACGGGACTGACGCTGCTGCTCGAGCCGGGGCGCTATCTCGTCGCGGAGGCTGGCGTGCTGCTCACGGAGGTGCTGTATCGCAAGCACGCCGCCGGCAAGGATTTCGTCGTGACCGACGCCGGCATGAGTGATCTCATTCGTCCGGCTCTCTACCAGGCGTATCACGCGATCGAAGCCGTGCAGCAGACCGCGGGAGCACTCACCGCCGACGTGGTGGGCCCCATCTGCGAATCCGGCGATTTCTTCGCCAAGGCTCGCGCGCTTCCCGACGTGCAAGCGGGAGCACTGCTCGCCATCCGTACGGCCGGCGCGTACGGCTTCACCATGGCGTCCAATTACAACTCGCGTCCGCGACCGGTTGAGGTGCTCGTCGACGGCGAGCGTTTCGCCGTGGCCGGGGCACGCGAACAGTTCGATGATCTGGTGCGCCTCGAGCGCGCCCCCCTCCACTGGAGAACTGCCTGA
- the proS gene encoding proline--tRNA ligase: protein MSDDKKLTTRAENFSDWYNELVLRAELADYSPVRGCMVIRPHGYGVWERMQRALDDMFKATGHVNAYFPLFIPESFLSKEAQHVEGFAPECAVVTHGGGKQLEERLVVRPTSETIIYSMFAKWVQSYRDLPLLYNQWANVVRWEMRTRLFLRTMEFLWQEGHTAHATHDEAEAETRRMLGVYREFMEGWMAMPVITGQKTESEKFAGALRTYACEAMMQDNKALQAGTSHNLGQNFAKAFDLTFQNEQGQQDYAWNTSWGVSTRMIGGLVMTHGDDSGLRLPPRLTPIQMVIVPIWKTDEERAATIEAAKRIADELGSYKRPDHERIRVHVDDRIGIKPGAKYYHWELRGIPLRLEIGPRDLASSSGMLARRDTREKRSISLEALRAELPVILDTIQADMLAAARTRLEANTIRERIGYDRFKDVMDGPGAFVFAGWNGDPAVEARVKEETKATIRVIPDAEFRSAEAPTTCMVTGEPAKYEVVWARSY, encoded by the coding sequence ATGAGTGACGACAAGAAGCTGACCACCCGCGCCGAGAACTTCAGCGACTGGTACAACGAACTTGTGCTGCGGGCGGAGCTCGCGGACTACTCGCCCGTTCGCGGCTGCATGGTCATCCGGCCGCACGGCTATGGCGTCTGGGAGCGCATGCAGCGGGCGCTCGACGACATGTTCAAGGCCACGGGCCACGTGAACGCGTACTTCCCGCTGTTCATTCCCGAGAGCTTCCTGTCGAAGGAGGCGCAGCACGTGGAAGGGTTCGCGCCCGAGTGCGCCGTGGTGACCCACGGCGGTGGCAAGCAGCTTGAGGAGCGCCTCGTGGTGCGCCCCACGTCGGAGACGATCATTTACTCGATGTTCGCCAAGTGGGTGCAGAGCTATCGCGACTTGCCATTGCTGTACAACCAGTGGGCGAACGTGGTGCGGTGGGAGATGCGCACGCGCCTGTTCCTGCGCACGATGGAGTTTCTCTGGCAGGAAGGGCACACCGCGCATGCCACGCACGATGAGGCGGAAGCGGAAACACGCCGCATGCTGGGCGTGTACCGTGAATTCATGGAAGGCTGGATGGCCATGCCGGTCATCACGGGGCAGAAGACGGAAAGCGAAAAGTTCGCCGGCGCGCTGCGCACCTACGCCTGCGAAGCCATGATGCAGGACAACAAGGCGCTGCAGGCGGGCACGTCGCACAATCTGGGACAGAACTTCGCCAAGGCCTTCGACCTCACCTTCCAGAATGAGCAGGGGCAGCAGGATTACGCGTGGAACACCAGTTGGGGTGTATCCACGCGTATGATCGGCGGGTTGGTCATGACGCACGGAGACGACAGCGGCCTGCGTCTGCCACCCCGCCTTACGCCCATTCAGATGGTGATCGTCCCCATCTGGAAGACCGACGAGGAGCGCGCGGCGACGATCGAGGCGGCGAAGCGGATCGCCGACGAGTTGGGCAGCTACAAGCGCCCCGACCACGAGCGCATCCGGGTGCATGTGGACGACCGCATCGGCATCAAGCCGGGGGCCAAGTATTATCACTGGGAGTTGCGTGGCATTCCGCTGCGGTTGGAGATCGGGCCGCGTGACCTGGCCTCCAGTTCGGGGATGCTGGCGCGGCGCGATACCCGCGAGAAGCGGAGCATCAGCCTCGAGGCGCTGCGCGCCGAGTTGCCAGTGATTCTGGACACCATTCAGGCGGACATGTTGGCTGCGGCGCGGACGCGCCTCGAGGCCAATACGATTCGTGAGCGCATCGGCTACGATCGGTTCAAGGACGTCATGGATGGTCCGGGCGCCTTCGTGTTCGCCGGCTGGAATGGCGACCCTGCTGTCGAGGCCAGGGTGAAGGAGGAGACCAAGGCGACAATTCGCGTCATCCCTGATGCGGAGTTCCGGTCCGCCGAGGCACCGACCACGTGCATGGTGACCGGCGAACCGGCCAAGTACGAGGTCGTGTGGGCGCGCTCGTACTGA
- the hisS gene encoding histidine--tRNA ligase → MSHKPLPGFRDFYPEQFAERAHIFDTWRRVVRRYAFQEYDGPPLEPLELYTQKSGEEIVTQLYNFVDKGERAVAMRPEMTPTFARMVGAKAQTLRKPVRWFSLPQLFRYERTQKGRLREHYQLNVDLVGEADVLADAELLSVALEIMRAFGLTAADVRARVSDRRLLNGLLTHLAIAEPAWPAVYTVLDKLERQPRELSAEKLAEAGLDDEAATAVLGFGALDFATMRARYGDAPAVQPHVARFAEYLAHCDALGVADWIRFDLTIVRGLAYYTGIVFELFDQVGEFRAICGGGRYDNLLKSLGGADLPALGFGMGDVVIGELLRARGLMPPTPSTVAIWVAQSPDTPDAPHAALRTAAALRGAGCTTEFALRVQKLDKQLESGRKAGAGTFVIVDPGMGDAPWRVRRTGNDDVIFSSLDALCAWASSNGTVR, encoded by the coding sequence ATGTCCCACAAGCCGCTGCCCGGATTCCGCGATTTCTATCCCGAACAGTTCGCCGAGCGAGCCCACATCTTCGACACCTGGCGCCGCGTCGTGCGGCGCTATGCGTTTCAGGAGTACGACGGGCCACCCCTCGAACCGCTCGAACTGTACACGCAGAAGAGCGGGGAGGAGATCGTTACGCAGCTCTACAACTTCGTGGACAAGGGTGAGCGTGCCGTGGCCATGCGCCCGGAAATGACGCCGACCTTTGCCCGCATGGTTGGGGCGAAGGCGCAAACGTTGCGCAAGCCGGTGCGCTGGTTCTCGCTGCCGCAGCTGTTTCGCTACGAGCGCACGCAAAAGGGCCGATTGCGTGAGCACTACCAGTTAAACGTGGACCTCGTCGGCGAAGCCGACGTGCTTGCCGACGCCGAGCTCCTCTCGGTGGCGCTCGAAATCATGCGTGCCTTCGGCCTCACCGCAGCTGACGTACGGGCGCGTGTGAGCGACCGCCGCCTGCTGAACGGGTTACTGACGCACTTGGCCATCGCCGAGCCGGCGTGGCCGGCGGTGTACACCGTGCTGGACAAGCTCGAGCGGCAACCGCGTGAGCTCTCCGCCGAAAAGCTGGCGGAGGCGGGGCTCGATGATGAAGCGGCAACGGCCGTACTCGGGTTTGGCGCCCTCGATTTCGCCACGATGCGCGCGCGCTACGGCGACGCACCTGCCGTGCAGCCCCATGTGGCGCGTTTTGCCGAGTATCTGGCCCACTGTGACGCGCTTGGCGTGGCCGACTGGATCCGGTTCGATCTCACCATCGTGCGCGGGCTGGCGTATTACACCGGCATCGTCTTCGAGCTGTTCGATCAGGTGGGTGAATTCCGGGCGATCTGCGGTGGGGGGCGGTACGACAACCTCCTCAAGTCGCTGGGCGGCGCCGACCTGCCGGCTCTGGGTTTCGGCATGGGCGACGTGGTGATCGGCGAATTGCTGCGCGCGCGGGGGCTCATGCCTCCTACGCCATCGACGGTGGCGATATGGGTGGCGCAGTCACCCGATACGCCGGATGCGCCGCACGCCGCTCTGCGCACCGCCGCGGCGTTACGCGGCGCCGGGTGCACGACCGAGTTCGCGTTGCGGGTGCAGAAACTGGACAAACAGCTGGAGTCCGGGCGCAAGGCAGGCGCCGGGACCTTCGTCATCGTAGATCCCGGCATGGGTGACGCGCCTTGGCGCGTCCGGCGAACCGGCAACGACGACGTGATCTTTTCTTCGCTCGACGCGCTGTGCGCCTGGGCATCCTCGAACGGAACCGTACGATGA
- a CDS encoding Mur ligase family protein, with protein MSALLSALGNPHVAYPVFHVAGTNGKGSTVATLDALLRGAGMRVGRYTSPHLVDFSERIVVNGAPMSHDAITAWLTRWEPLLSDLGATFFEATTAMALSHFAEQRVEVAVVEVGLGGRLDATNVVQPLAAGVTQIGFDHMEYLGDSLEAIAGEKAGIYKRSAVAVVGDTSPEIRSVLQRHAEASGAAPILVTGREWQVEDVRVHAQGTTFTLHAEGQSRRLTTPLVGQFQAHNAAAALAMLRGAGGRWAEVEARAADLLPGVRLAGRFHQASPWLFDVAHNADGAATVVENLLAVGMPRPMTAVVCVLRDKDWRGIIRAVARAAERIVVTIAPTSPPNRLWDLLEVEQWAVAEGLPIERIDDFGQALAHARSEAATVLVTGSFHTVGDAMERLQVHPLAR; from the coding sequence GTGAGCGCCTTGCTGTCGGCGCTCGGCAACCCACACGTCGCCTATCCGGTCTTTCATGTGGCGGGCACGAATGGGAAGGGGAGTACCGTTGCCACGCTTGATGCCCTGTTGCGCGGGGCCGGAATGCGCGTGGGACGCTACACCTCGCCGCACCTGGTGGACTTCTCCGAGCGAATTGTCGTGAACGGCGCGCCCATGAGCCACGACGCGATCACGGCGTGGTTGACGCGATGGGAGCCGCTGCTGAGCGACCTCGGGGCGACCTTCTTCGAGGCCACCACCGCAATGGCCCTCAGCCATTTCGCGGAACAGCGGGTCGAGGTCGCTGTCGTGGAGGTGGGATTGGGGGGGAGACTCGACGCCACGAACGTCGTCCAACCGCTTGCCGCCGGTGTCACGCAGATCGGTTTCGACCACATGGAGTATCTTGGTGATTCGCTGGAAGCCATTGCCGGCGAGAAGGCAGGGATCTACAAGCGGTCGGCGGTCGCGGTCGTCGGCGATACCTCGCCCGAGATCCGATCGGTGCTGCAGCGGCACGCCGAAGCCTCCGGTGCCGCACCCATTCTGGTGACGGGTCGCGAGTGGCAGGTCGAGGATGTGCGCGTGCATGCGCAGGGCACGACCTTCACTCTCCATGCGGAGGGGCAGAGCCGGCGTCTCACGACCCCCCTGGTGGGACAGTTCCAGGCGCACAATGCCGCCGCGGCGCTTGCGATGCTGCGGGGGGCGGGTGGTCGATGGGCGGAGGTGGAGGCGCGGGCGGCCGACCTACTGCCGGGGGTACGGCTCGCGGGGCGCTTTCATCAAGCATCGCCGTGGCTCTTCGACGTGGCGCACAATGCCGACGGTGCGGCCACCGTGGTGGAGAACCTGCTTGCCGTAGGTATGCCGCGTCCAATGACCGCTGTGGTCTGCGTCCTGCGCGACAAGGACTGGCGCGGGATCATCCGGGCCGTCGCCCGTGCCGCTGAGCGGATCGTGGTCACGATTGCGCCCACGTCGCCGCCGAATCGTCTGTGGGACCTCCTCGAGGTGGAGCAGTGGGCGGTCGCCGAAGGATTGCCGATCGAACGCATCGATGATTTCGGCCAGGCGCTTGCCCATGCCCGCTCCGAGGCGGCCACGGTACTGGTGACGGGGTCTTTCCACACGGTCGGAGACGCCATGGAACGGTTGCAGGTGCATCCATTGGCTCGGTAG